The DNA segment TGACAGATCATCATTACTGGGtatgcttcctcctccgaaACGTAAACTACCTACCTCAACtacatcaacctcaaaagCCTCAAGTCTGAAAGTGAATAAATCGATGGCCACTCCCTCTTCGTCTGCATCAGCCTCAACATCAAAAATCAATATACCTAAACCTGTTCTCAGCAGTACCAGGGCAATAGTAGcggatgatgacgatgaggatgacgagaaAGATAAGCTGTTACCTCCCAGTCTTGCCAGAAAGGctcagaagaagaaagaggaagagcagctAGACCTATTTGGCTTATGTAAGTCTTTATTCACCTGCttctctcctcatccaatccGCTTTACTCGTCGTCTCGCCGAGCATCAATGTACTAaccacccctctccccaaAGCTACCACCCCCGCCGCCgcccacccctcctcctcaagcagctcatccaccctcaaaCCCACCCTCATATCTTCCGCCCCACTCGCACCAGACTACATCCCCCCCGCACCCACTCCTAACGATCCTTATCCGGGATACTACCAGCTCCCCTCAGGCGAATGGAGGGCCTACGATCCAGCATACTACGCCTCCTTCTTTGTTCCTCCTTcagcagaggaggaagaaacggAGGATGGACGAGTCGGTAAGCACTGGAACGAGTTTAAAGATGGGCAGTTCAAGGATGATATACTGGAGGTCAATGCTATCAATGGTGTGGAGGAggcaaggagggaggaggagagggcggggctgatgaagaagaggaagattaATGAGAATGAGTTTGAGTATAAGGTGGGTCATACTTTTTTGTTCGGTCCTAGTCTACTGGTCTCTTTCTGTCGAGTCTATCGATCCATCAATCACGAAGCCCTGAAAGCTACAGTGTATTAGCATACTACTCGTAGCAGACTTCCTCACGATCATACACAAACACATTGCTAATCCCGCTCCACCACCTAGCCAATCGGCCAAGTCAAGGGTCTCGCCTCTCAACgacatcaactcacctcactACTCAATACCGCCTACACTCagagggaagagctggaagatcgGATCGCGcagaacaagaagaacaTGCGTATGGCGGGGACAAAGTACGGTATGTCTTTCTACTTTGCATCCCAGCGTaccttcatccctcaccctcttcatgCGTGCGAAGTATCCTCAGCATCTCAGCACCGGTGATGGTGTATCTCGCTAACTCTGTTTGAATTGCTCGATAGGTTTCTAAGTCTCTTTGTCGCACCATTCTTACTGTTGCCCAGATCCTTTGGTGCTGAGATCTTCACAAGTCTCAGAAGGAAGTAGGAATAAAGATGTCATTGAGCGGGAGATCAACATGAACTTCATGCGCACCTAGTACGAACCATTGTCGATGTTTAAGGCTATGAAGTATGTCCATTATGCAACCTGTATCACATCAATACCATGGGGAAAGACAGGGTCCTCGGCAGAGCAATTTATCCGTGCAGTGCGAGTTGAAAATTGAGCCAATGATGGTGTTCATTCGTTATGTTTCGCTACAACTGTCCAATATACAAAGTTTGATTTATGTTTATATAgatgtttcttctccttctattCTATTTACAACCAATGGTACAATCAATCACTCTTTATCCGCCTCCTTCCTATCCAGCTCCCACCCCCCTCGTTCTCTCACAACACTCCAAACCTTCTTCCTAACTCTCGCCACGTCCGCCACGCGATCTCTAGCCTCCTCCAACCGTTCTTTATACTCATTACAGTCCGCCAGCAGCTCGCCAATCCTCTCCAGCGCATCATCCACCGCCCGACACTGATTCGTCATATCTAAATTATACTTGATGGTTTGAGGATGTAAGCTGTGTCCTGGGGGATAATGGAATCCCGGATGCGCAGTGTTGGGTACGGCTCGTAGGGTTATACCGTCCGGACATGTGAAGAGGCGCTGTAATGGTGTAGGAACAGGTTCGGGTTCACCAGAATTGGAACTGGGATTGGCATTGGAGTGTATGACTGATTCGGCGGGTGTAGCGCTGTATGTGAGTGTTGGTGGGGGTAAGACCGATGGCTGACCGTTGGCAGGAGTACCGATCAATTCTTGAGTTACCCTCCAGAGATTGTCGGTATCGGATATATGGGGTAATGGAGGGATATGGTTTGGGTCTCTTGCAGatggttgaggttgttggtcGGGTCTCGTACTTGAAATATCCTCATCGCCATTTCGGGGCGGTTCACCATTGGTTTGGGGTACCTCAGTTTTAGGAATGACAGGTACATCCGCCTGTAAAAGCCTTACTATATCCCGCATCCTACCCAGAGCTTGCATCAAAGGTTTCTCACCTTCTAATAATTCTCCGGCAGTTCTCTGTAGACCAGTTTCCATACTATCGTTACCCAGTGTGTGTCTCATAGATGGACTGGTGAGGATATCAAGGTACGTTTGCGGTAAAGCCAACATTGGTGCTAGTTTGGTGGTTGTCATAGGTGGGGATGGACTTCGGAGATGAGGTAAGACAAAGTCAGACTCGTTccctcttttcctcttccgcGATTTCCTCTTCTGTTCAGCATCAACGATATTCTGAGGTGGTTGGGCGCCGACCTCGGTAGCTGCATCGGGTAATAGTTGTTGGAGACATAACTTCAATCGCTTTCGGACAAGTTTATCGGATTTAGAGTCTTCGTATTGAGGTGCCCAGGCGTACATCTTCCCTCGACGCATGAATTTGGCATGGGGGTTGAGCTTATTACCTGAGTTGCTGAGTATATTGCGGGGGGCATGTTCGATGGAATCGTCGGATGAGGcggaagaggacgaggagggtgaaaCGGGTGCATCATAGTATGACAGCTTGTCCATAGAGGGGATAGATCTGATAAAAGAGTTGAATTAGCTTGGTCACCTTATCGACTATTATGTCAACGCACTCTAGCAGATTCTGGTTCACTGGTTTACTCCTCACTTGATGAGATCCGAAGTACCTcggatgatggtggtgtgtAGATTGAGGTGGCATCTTGGATCTGTAAGAGACGCAAGTCAGCATTCTACCCAGCATCATTTCTCGTTTATAGTCTATCGaaaatgatgagatgaagaagagccATCATACAGCAGTTGGAAAAAAACTTTATAGTCAGTCCCCGAAGGGTCCTACATATGCTTGTCATGGTTTTTGTGTATAATCCTTGGCGGGGTAGTATGGAAAATAAAGATGAGGACAGGAAGTAAGGGGAACACTCACAAGATTAAAGAGAGGTATCACCTCTCCAGAATGATCGTAACCAATGTTAGACCTACTACCGCGCAACGCAACCAAACTCCttcaatcagcttcgtctTCACGAATAACAACGAAGACACCAAGAGACAGAAGGTATGAGATAAAACATCATAAATTTGGGTATAGATAAGATTTAGTCGTCTGCCATCCCTTTTGACGGGGAAGTAACTCTCGAGTAGCGATTCTTTGTCGATAATCATTTGTATGGGAAGGTAGAGATGGGTTTGAGGAGAGGGTATTGGATACGAACAGGGGACTAAGAAAAGGAGAGACGAGATTGAATAAGTACTCACTGGGTAGCTctggatgagcttgatgatgtGCTATATTGACATGAATTGTGTATgttgatagatggatagaagaagaagagaagaaccaagagggggatggaagACGGAAGAcggaagatggaagatggaagatggaagatgaggggatgtTATGATACCATAGACTGGACCGATTGACGCTAAAGTGCACGCACGCGTCGGCGTTTGGTGCGGGAATAACTCAGTATGATACAGGAACAACAAAATGTGGCACCTTTTCAAGCGGTAATGATCGGGTAACCCattcccttcccttcacATCAGGCAATTATGCTTGGCGCATTGATGGTTAAAACCAACGTGATCGAGAGTGGGGTGAATATCTCTTGCTGACATGTGTGGTATCCAATATCCAAGAAGATGAGCTATTCAGGAGACCAGAAAATGCATGAACAAGTCATGAACCACTACCAAACTACTACCAAATGATGATACACAATCACGCTCCCCTTTCTACCAGTGTTCATACTCCACACACCTGACCGTGTTCCtactcttcctcgtcctcgttcttctaagaagagagaaaaaTATAAAAAGAAGGGTAGGATTTGAGAGAATGGTCGGTTATGTTGGCTATGAAACCtaggagagaaagagggtgataaggattgattgatttTTAGGACAACGGGGGGATGGAGGATTTCCACAAAGACTAACTTAACTAATTAAAGACGAAgcaaaaagaaagaaaggaggggggagaagaagtttAAGAAAGAAGGGTAGTCTCGACAAGGATGGAGGTAACTCGGTAAGGGTCGACGTTGGAGGCAGGTCGTCGATCTTCGAGGTAACCGTAACCTTGAGCGTTGACATGTCGAGGAATTCGGATGGAGGCACCTCGGTTGGCAACACCAGCTGAGAAGTTCGTGATGGAGGCGGTCTCGTGTTTACCGGTTAATCGTTGGTCGTTATCTTCACCGTAAACAGCAATGTGTTCAAGATGCTTCTTCTCGAGCTTCTTGATAGCATCTTCGATAGCGGCCATACCTTTACCAGGGGTTCGCATCTCGACGGTGGAGTAGTTGGAGTGACAACCGGCACCGTTCCAATCTCCCTTGAGAGGCTTGGGATGGAGAGATGGCTACGGGGAGGACATAGTCAGCACATGTGATCCCAAGTCGGTAAGGAGAAAAGACTCACTTTGATACCCCATTCTTCACCGATTCTGAGCAAGAGGAATCGAGCCATCCAGAGGTGGTCTCCCATGTCAATACCTTCACAAGGACCAACTTGGAACTCCCATTGGGAAGGCATGACCTCGGCGTTGATACCGGAGATGTTTACACCGGCGTAGAGACAAGCTCGCTATGTCAAATCAAAGCAGATATAAGCATAAACTACGTCGTAAATCTGAGGGGGGTAGAGGCAGACTCACGTAGTGAGCTTCAATGAAATCTCGGGCAAACACTCGACCGGCACCGACACCACAGTAGTAAGGACCTTGAGGACCTGGGAAACCCATCTTGGGCCAACCGAAGACTTGTCCGTCGGCATCGAAGAGGGTGTATTCTTGTTCGAGACCGAACCAAGGTTGGTGTTCCTTGGCCAATTCCATGTTCTTCTTACAGTTGGCTCGGTAGTTGGACTTGTTGGGGGTACCGTCGTTGTCGTAACATTCacagaggacgaggatgttGGCTCCACCTCGGAAAGGG comes from the Kwoniella bestiolae CBS 10118 chromosome 2, complete sequence genome and includes:
- a CDS encoding glutamine synthetase produces the protein MSELIATKRVDLLAPYLALDQGSKVQAEYIWIDGDGGLRCKTMTLDKAPASVADLKEWNFDGSSTGQAPGDNSDVFLRPVAIFKDPFRGGANILVLCECYDNDGTPNKSNYRANCKKNMELAKEHQPWFGLEQEYTLFDADGQVFGWPKMGFPGPQGPYYCGVGAGRVFARDFIEAHYRACLYAGVNISGINAEVMPSQWEFQVGPCEGIDMGDHLWMARFLLLRIGEEWGIKPSLHPKPLKGDWNGAGCHSNYSTVEMRTPGKGMAAIEDAIKKLEKKHLEHIAVYGEDNDQRLTGKHETASITNFSAGVANRGASIRIPRHVNAQGYGYLEDRRPASNVDPYRVTSILVETTLLS